Proteins encoded within one genomic window of Glycine soja cultivar W05 chromosome 1, ASM419377v2, whole genome shotgun sequence:
- the LOC114415444 gene encoding GDP-mannose transporter GONST3-like, with product MSKETDVENPSNNLTVQKGVDVKEDVSVNVNVSDGEGNWYTSLVHQISVYGVAAGYCLSASLLSIINKWAVMKFPYPGALTALQYFTSAAGVLLFGRLKLLEHDPLDLMTMWQFLPAAIIFYLSLFTNSELLLHANVDTFIVFRSVVPLFVAVGETLFLHQPWPSGKTWASLGTIFAGSVLYVVTDYQFTFMAYTWALAYLVSMTIDFVYIKHVVMTIGLNTWGLVLYNNLEALMLFPLELLIMGELKKIKHEIQDESDWHSFQVILPVGLSCLFGLSISFFGFSCRRAISATGFTVLGIVNKLLTVVINLVIWDKHSTWVGTVGLLICMLGGIMYQQSTSKPKAAKQVSAQENEEEEQKLLEMQVNSETNINNNEVNKPREES from the coding sequence ATGTCTAAAGAAACTGACGTGGAAAACCCTAGTAATAACCTCACTGTTCAAAAGGGTGTGGATGTGAAAGAGGATGTGAGTGTGAATGTGAATGTGAGTGATGGTGAGGGAAATTGGTacacttcattggtgcatcaaATTTCAGTGTATGGTGTGGCTGCTGGGTACTGTTTATCTGCATCTTTGCTTTCCATAATCAACAAATGGGCTGTCATGAAATTCCCATACCCTGGTGCCCTAACCGCCTTGCAGTACTTCACCAGTGCCGCCGGGGTCCTCCTTTTCGGCAGGCTTAAGCTCCTTGAGCATGACCCCCTTGACCTTATGACCATGTGGCAGTTCTTGCCCGCGGCGATAATATTTTACCTGTCGCTTTTCACCAATAGTGAGTTGCTCCTCCATGCCAATGTTGACACATTTATCGTGTTCCGCTCAGTTGTTCCCTTGTTTGTTGCGGTTGGGGAGACACTGTTCTTGCACCAGCCGTGGCCATCGGGGAAGACTTGGGCCTCCCTGGGCACCATCTTTGCCGGCAGCGTGCTTTATGTGGTCACGGATTATCAGTTTACTTTCATGGCATACACCTGGGCTTTGGCATACTTGGTTAGCATGACTATAGATTTTGTTTACATAAAGCATGTGGTTATGACGATTGGTTTGAACACATGGGGTCTTGTGTTGTACAATAATCTCGAGGCTCTTATGCTTTTTCCGTTGGAGCTGCTGATTATGGGTGAGCTGAAGAAGATTAAGCATGAGATCCAAGATGAGTCTGATTGGCACTCATTCCAAGTCATTTTGCCCGTGGGATTGTCATGTCTGTTTGGTCTGTCAATTTCTTTCTTCGGATTTTCTTGCCGCAGGGCAATTTCTGCAACAGGATTTACTGTCCTTGGTATAGTGAACAAACTGTTGACTGTTGTGATCAATTTGGTAATATGGGACAAGCATTCAACATGGGTGGGTACAGTGGGTCTTCTGATTTGTATGCTAGGTGGGATCATGTATCAGCAATCAACTAGCAAGCCAAAGGCTGCAAAACAGGTGAGTGCACAGGAAAATGAGGAGGAAGAACAGAAATTACTTGAGATGCAAGTCAATTCTGAGACCAACATCAATAATAATGAAGTTAATAAACCAAGGGAGGAAAGCTGA
- the LOC114370257 gene encoding uncharacterized protein LOC114370257 — protein MPLYSKFLKDLLTKKGKYIRSDNIMVEGNCSVVIQRILPPKYKDPGSVTIPCSIGAVSVGKALIDLGANINLMPLSMCRRIGELEIMPTRMTLQLADCSITRPYDVVEDVLVKVRQFTLPADFVIMDIEEDAEILLILGRPFMLTANCVVDMGKEKHSLDRNVCAKVDEVENEMVLMARTKIAPDP, from the exons ATGCCACTTTACTCcaagtttttgaaagatttgctGACCAAGAAGGGCAAATATATCCGCAGTGATAATATTATGGTGGAGGGAAACTGCAGTGTTGTTATCCAAAGAATCCTTCcacctaaatacaaggatccaGGGAGTGTCACAATCCCTTGCTCTATTGGTGCAGTGTCTGTTGGGAAAGCCCTCATTGATTTGGGGGCCAACATAAATTTGATGCCTCTCTCCATGTGTAGAAGGATTGGAGAGCTGGAAATTATGCCAACAAGAATGACATTACAGCTGGCAGATTGTTCTATTACAAGGCCTTATGACGTggttgaagatgttttggtcaaGGTGCGACAATTTACCCTCCCCGCAGATTTCGTGATCATGGATATTGAAGAGGATGCTGAAATCCTGTTGATTTTGGGTCGTCCCTTCATGTTAACCGCCAATTGTGTGGTGGATATGGGGAAAG AGAAGCACTCACTTGATCGGAATGTTTGTGCTAAGGTGGATGAAGTTGAGAATGAGATGGTTCTGATGGCTAGAACCAAGATTGCTCCAGACCCTTGA